GCGCTTGATGCACAAACACTGAAAGTGGCATTTGGCTGGATGGCTGTTGGTTTAGTTGTGTACTTTTTGTACAGCCGCCACCACAGTAAACTCAAAAACTTTAGTGAGATACTACCACACGCTTCTGATTTTGAGCGTAACAAAAAAGATTAATCAATTTTTTATTTTGTAAAAACGCCCCGCTAATAAGCGGGGCGTTTTTTGTTTACATGCATTACACTAAATTTGCGCCCTAATCAATAAACAAATGGGACGGATTTTTGAAGTTAGAAAGAGTACCATGTTTGCCCGTTGGGACCGCATGGCCAAACAGTTTACCCGTATTGGTAAAGAAATTGTGATTGCCGTGAAAGCAGGTGGCCCCGACCCCGGAACAAATGCTGCCCTCCGTCGTTGCTTTCAAAATGCCCGTAGTGTGGGTATGCCGAAGGACCGTGTGGAAGCTGCTATTAAAAGAGCGCAAGGCAAAGAACTCATTAACTACGATGAAATTTTGTATGAAGGTTATGCACCGCATGGTGTAGCCATTCTTGTTGAAACAGCAACCGACAACCATGTGCGTACAGTAGCGAATGTAAAAAGTCATTTCAATAAAGGCGGTGGCACATTGGGTAACAGCGGATCAGTATCGTTCCAGTTTAAGAAGATGGGTGTGTTTAAATTAAAACCTGAAGGTTTGAATGCAGAAGATATGGAACTGGAGCTGATCGATTTTGGTTTGGAAGAATTGGGGGAAGGCACCGGTGAAAATGGTGAAGATGTATTGGTAGTTCGTTGTGCATTTGCCGATTTTGGTAACATGCAAAAAGCATTGGAAGATAAAGGCATTACACCATTAAGTGCAGAACTTGAATGGATCCCGACTACTACTGTTCCTGTTACTGATGAACAGGCTGAAGATATCAGTAAATTAATTGAACGCCTTGAGCAGGATGATGATGTGCAGAAGGTGTTTCATAATATGGGATAAACTAAAAGGCTCCGGAATTCCGGAGCCTTTTAGTTTAAGATTTTATTTTGCCTTCTATACTTCCGTCCATTTCTTTACCGGTAACAGCACCTACTACCATTTTGAATAAGGAAACTATTTTACCATCTTTTGTATCCCAATAATAACCATCTTCCGGAATCACTTTAAGAATTGTAAGGTTAGGATCATCAGGATCTTTAAACCAAATTTTGGCAGGAGCTGACCATAATTCTTTCGCCATTGCAGCATCCTGTATTATTTCGGCGGTACCGTAAAGACTGAGGTATTCCATGCTGCCTTTATTAGAGTAAAATAGCTGTACCCTGCTGTCTTTGTCAATGTCATGATTCTTGTCGCTATCCTTATGACTAAAAAACCAGATGGTTCCATCATCATCCACTTTTTGTCTCGACATTGGTCTCGCCTTTAATGGCAAACTGGTAAGATCTGTTGTTAATAATCCAATATCTGCATCATCTACCATTTGCTTAATTTTTTTACTTGCTT
The DNA window shown above is from Lacibacter sp. H375 and carries:
- a CDS encoding YebC/PmpR family DNA-binding transcriptional regulator → MGRIFEVRKSTMFARWDRMAKQFTRIGKEIVIAVKAGGPDPGTNAALRRCFQNARSVGMPKDRVEAAIKRAQGKELINYDEILYEGYAPHGVAILVETATDNHVRTVANVKSHFNKGGGTLGNSGSVSFQFKKMGVFKLKPEGLNAEDMELELIDFGLEELGEGTGENGEDVLVVRCAFADFGNMQKALEDKGITPLSAELEWIPTTTVPVTDEQAEDISKLIERLEQDDDVQKVFHNMG
- a CDS encoding pyridoxamine 5'-phosphate oxidase family protein, producing the protein MGSEIKDLQQVEASKKIKQMVDDADIGLLTTDLTSLPLKARPMSRQKVDDDGTIWFFSHKDSDKNHDIDKDSRVQLFYSNKGSMEYLSLYGTAEIIQDAAMAKELWSAPAKIWFKDPDDPNLTILKVIPEDGYYWDTKDGKIVSLFKMVVGAVTGKEMDGSIEGKIKS